One Pseudomonas muyukensis DNA segment encodes these proteins:
- a CDS encoding phospholipase: protein MSGTHTAPAAAKAQATLVVADLDQLFDPQGVALPGPDSHLVLVMHGHHTLKYHRFGVPPSSATAEQRGPELYFEGAEHTAIGDNTLLRFEPGQAGILAHQAPLPLPNGLSLTYGQVIALGGDFFGLPERPIADGSTDAERLERFTQAFDSLARLPAAKAEAEQILAVMQEEIRAANQAIKDGRQPHEAYDALGDSLSARWNRITGGGSFASDLFPLGRYLKLAASNWDHFGPWALLAYQAGHAVALQQAVKARASGNERDLQLAYAMNAFADHFLTDLFSAGHLRVPRKALADTVTPSDVGSLISRFMHDEDSKYGLAVRNAEGEQWRAYGDKRYFDTVDVANRRQVGRAVQRSADEVFQAFVDGRVPLAKDYGALRLAPDLRAAEQDLVPGNFAPLYFLDGKAVLRRKDVNDLNDRKRIADWWGWSTYLLLKDYKPNTPAGFIAPPAGAPVITGWQRREPDGLNWQAGNAVRYAYSITDVLNESYIGPWSAYAELTDQFHPSVQVPVDGKQRGRNLFRQFRGGSPELIASLDGVATTYIDRNA from the coding sequence ATGTCAGGAACACACACTGCGCCTGCGGCCGCCAAAGCCCAGGCCACCCTGGTGGTCGCCGACCTCGACCAGCTGTTCGACCCGCAAGGCGTCGCCCTCCCCGGCCCGGACAGCCACCTGGTGCTGGTCATGCACGGCCACCACACCCTCAAGTACCACCGCTTCGGCGTGCCGCCGAGCAGCGCCACGGCCGAGCAACGGGGCCCTGAGCTGTACTTCGAAGGCGCCGAGCACACCGCTATCGGCGACAACACCCTGCTGCGCTTCGAGCCCGGCCAAGCGGGCATCCTCGCCCACCAAGCGCCGCTGCCGCTCCCCAATGGCTTGAGCCTGACCTACGGCCAGGTGATCGCCCTGGGTGGCGACTTCTTCGGCCTGCCCGAGCGCCCCATCGCCGATGGCAGCACCGACGCCGAACGCCTCGAGCGCTTCACCCAGGCGTTCGATTCCCTGGCCCGTCTGCCGGCGGCCAAGGCCGAAGCCGAGCAGATCCTTGCGGTCATGCAGGAAGAAATCCGCGCCGCCAACCAGGCCATCAAGGACGGGCGCCAGCCCCACGAAGCCTACGATGCGCTGGGCGACAGCCTGTCGGCGCGCTGGAACCGCATCACCGGCGGCGGCAGTTTTGCCTCCGACCTGTTCCCCCTGGGGCGTTACCTGAAGCTGGCCGCCAGCAACTGGGACCACTTCGGCCCCTGGGCGTTGCTGGCCTACCAGGCAGGTCACGCCGTCGCCCTGCAGCAAGCCGTGAAGGCCCGCGCCAGTGGCAACGAGCGCGACCTGCAACTGGCCTATGCGATGAACGCCTTCGCCGACCACTTCCTGACCGACCTGTTCTCCGCCGGCCACCTGCGGGTGCCGCGCAAGGCCCTGGCCGACACCGTCACCCCCAGCGATGTCGGTTCGCTGATCTCGCGCTTCATGCACGACGAGGACAGCAAGTACGGCCTGGCGGTGCGCAACGCCGAGGGCGAGCAATGGCGCGCCTACGGCGACAAGCGCTACTTCGACACGGTGGATGTGGCCAACCGCCGCCAGGTGGGCCGCGCCGTGCAGCGCTCGGCCGATGAGGTGTTCCAGGCCTTTGTCGATGGCCGCGTGCCACTGGCCAAGGACTATGGCGCCCTGCGCCTGGCCCCGGACCTGCGCGCCGCCGAACAGGACCTGGTGCCGGGCAACTTCGCCCCGCTGTACTTCCTGGACGGCAAGGCCGTGCTGCGACGCAAGGATGTCAACGACCTCAACGACCGCAAGCGCATTGCCGACTGGTGGGGATGGAGCACCTACCTGCTGCTCAAGGACTACAAGCCGAACACGCCCGCCGGCTTCATCGCCCCACCTGCCGGGGCGCCGGTCATCACCGGCTGGCAGCGCCGCGAGCCGGATGGCCTGAACTGGCAAGCGGGCAATGCGGTGCGTTATGCCTACAGCATCACCGATGTGCTCAACGAGTCGTACATTGGCCCCTGGAGCGCCTATGCCGAACTGACCGATCAGTTCCATCCCAGCGTGCAGGTGCCGGTGGATGGCAAGCAGCGCGGGCGCAACCTGTTCCGTCAGTTCCGTGGCGGCTCGCCGGAACTGATCGCCAGCCTGGATGGCGTGGCAACCACTTACATCGATCGCAACGCGTGA
- a CDS encoding response regulator transcription factor yields the protein MSEEIQVEGEELPHLLLVDDDATFTRVMARAMSRRGFRVSTAGSAEEGLKLAEQDLPDYATLDLKMEGDSGLVLLPKLLELDPEMRVVILTGYSSIATAVEAVKRGACNYLCKPADADDVLAALLSEHTDLDTLVPENPMSVDRLQWEHIQRVLGEHEGNISATARALGMHRRTLQRKLQKRPVRR from the coding sequence ATGAGCGAAGAAATCCAGGTCGAAGGCGAAGAACTGCCGCACCTGTTGCTGGTGGACGACGACGCCACCTTTACCCGGGTCATGGCCCGTGCCATGAGCCGCCGGGGTTTCCGTGTGAGTACCGCCGGTTCCGCCGAGGAAGGCCTGAAGCTGGCCGAGCAGGACCTGCCTGACTACGCCACGCTGGACCTGAAGATGGAAGGTGACTCGGGCCTGGTGCTGCTGCCCAAGCTGCTGGAACTGGACCCGGAGATGCGGGTGGTGATCCTGACCGGCTACTCGAGCATCGCCACGGCGGTCGAGGCGGTCAAGCGCGGCGCCTGCAACTACCTGTGCAAGCCGGCCGACGCCGATGACGTGCTGGCGGCGCTGCTCTCGGAGCACACCGACCTGGACACCCTGGTGCCGGAAAACCCGATGTCGGTGGATCGCCTGCAATGGGAGCATATCCAGCGTGTGCTGGGCGAGCATGAAGGCAATATCTCCGCCACCGCGCGGGCGCTGGGCATGCACCGGCGCACCCTGCAGCGCAAGCTGCAGAAGCGCCCGGTACGGCGCTGA